GAAAGTTTCTGCGCTGCATCACTCACTCCTTTTGGGAATCTGCCGAACATCGTTTTGCCGCCATCAACCGATACAAACACTGCGTTGTCTCCCCGCCACTCAAAGCCGGTAATGATCATAGCACCAATTACGTGGATGGTGTACTCGCTGATGATCTCCTCGTTACCGATACCATTTTGCAGACTCACAACCTCAGCGTCTCCAAACAGATGATGATATTTTTCGCAGATCTCTCTGGTCGCAGCAGACTTGGTGGAGATGATGATATAATCCCAGGAACCTGCTGGAACCGACTCGCCGCAGGGGAAACGGCAGGTCTTCTCTCCCCAGATGCCGGTCATCACAAACCCGTCAACAGAAATTGCGTCAGCATATCTTTTCCGGCAGACAGCGTAGACCTCCGCATGCTCTGATAACATAGCAGCAACGGTCAGACCAACAGCTCCGGCTCCGAGTATGAGTATCCGCATAGTAATTTCGGAATTATATTCGTTTTAACAATACATGAAGTCAACAGATTGAACATTACAGTAGTATTTTGAGCCGCCCGCGAAATGCAGGCCTTCACCGCAGCTTGGAAATCTCCTGCAAACCCAACAGACCGGCATCCTGACTGGGAAAAAACTCATCTCTTTCGCCCCCTCCTTCCCAAGAAAATTATACACAAATACTCATCCTGATATGTATTGTAACAATATCGGCCTACAAATCATCACAATACGTTACAATAAATTAAATACACCTGTCGAACAATATGAATGTATGAATACAAAGCATCTGCTTGCAGCTGCAGGTCTTCTTGTTGTGTGTGCGGCAATGGTTTTTGCCGCCGGTTGTGTAACAACACCGAACGACTCCGACAAAACTCCGACAGTGGAAATTCTCTACACCGGAGCTGGTACTATGCCCGCACTTCTTGCAACCGGAAAAATTGACGGATACATCATCTGGCAGCCGTTTGTGGCGGTCGGTGTCGAAGGCGATGTAGGAAAAATCGTTTCATACAGCCAGAACCTGCCGCCGGAAGGCATGTGGGTGGAGCACACCTGCTGTGCTTTTGGTGCAAACTCCGAAGCGCTGAAAAATCCTGACATTGCCACGAGCCTTGTTGCGCTCACCATTCTTGGCAACAAGTACATCAACGATTATCCTGACAAATCCGCAGAGCTTACCGCAGACTGGCTGTTCTCCAAACAGGACATGACGTATGGTGAGATCACCGTGAACTCGGTTGACGTGCTGGAGGCTTCAATTCCGACAATTATGTTCTCAAGCAAGGTGACAAACACCTGGCTTGACAGCAATGAGGAGTTCATCAACGCCCAGCGTGAGCTTGGTCTGATCTCAGGAAAACTCCTGTCCACTACCCCGGCACAGTCCAAGGATCTGCTCTATGATTTCGGCCCGTACGAGTCAGCGACCCAGCAGATTGCCAGCGGCAAACTTACGACGCCCGCGGCCGTGAAGACGCCGATTTCGATTGGATACCTGCCAAGCGATCATGATGCTCCGCTGTTTGTCCTTCTGAAGGACTGGCAGTACTTCAAGGACACCTACAACTCCTATCTGAAACCGACCACCGATAAGGCAGGAAAGGTTTCTGAGGCAGAGCTTTTCATCAATGGCGAGAAGATTGCTGATGTGAAGTTCGTCG
The genomic region above belongs to Methanorbis furvi and contains:
- a CDS encoding ketopantoate reductase family protein — its product is MRILILGAGAVGLTVAAMLSEHAEVYAVCRKRYADAISVDGFVMTGIWGEKTCRFPCGESVPAGSWDYIIISTKSAATREICEKYHHLFGDAEVVSLQNGIGNEEIISEYTIHVIGAMIITGFEWRGDNAVFVSVDGGKTMFGRFPKGVSDAAQKLSDQFNASGIRSGVSADIKSVVWSKAFYSCSLNPLGAVMECPYGDLRKTPAWNIITDIVTEAFAVSKAEGVELPQKSASAYLDFLLQEKIPPTAKHYSSMYQDIVGGRLTEIDYMNGAIVKLGEKHGIATPVNRMIVNLTHFKEELR
- a CDS encoding ABC transporter substrate-binding protein, with the translated sequence MNTKHLLAAAGLLVVCAAMVFAAGCVTTPNDSDKTPTVEILYTGAGTMPALLATGKIDGYIIWQPFVAVGVEGDVGKIVSYSQNLPPEGMWVEHTCCAFGANSEALKNPDIATSLVALTILGNKYINDYPDKSAELTADWLFSKQDMTYGEITVNSVDVLEASIPTIMFSSKVTNTWLDSNEEFINAQRELGLISGKLLSTTPAQSKDLLYDFGPYESATQQIASGKLTTPAAVKTPISIGYLPSDHDAPLFVLLKDWQYFKDTYNSYLKPTTDKAGKVSEAELFINGEKIADVKFVEGTGGPQLMTLLAQNTIQYAVAGTPPYISAIDMSTGNVGLKILAPIMQEGSGLVASINSPADDWQLFVKWVKDRSAEGNNVVIADPQLGSIQDVQLKAALKDAGITVVTKK